A single region of the Montipora capricornis isolate CH-2021 chromosome 13, ASM3666992v2, whole genome shotgun sequence genome encodes:
- the LOC138029799 gene encoding ras-related protein Rab-38-like, with amino-acid sequence MATKYELPEEANEELIKTLGKEVEMKTFKTNAPMELHSNGSREFVKFICVGDYTGGFRAKCMFINDYLQNKPLSKGCIYPPTIGADFALKIIEKWQRSKEHDPIDIKLQLWDIGECERFSQMTRVYFAHSDGALVFWGPDHPSSLGGVPKWLKNIKQVCPSIPCVLITDNTGKEPRQWIGPGKIFESELALDQFCKEHGFVSHFEITSRDWESGEKSVFGQAVNCLLNAVFKM; translated from the coding sequence ATGGCTACAAAATATGAATTGCCAGAGGAGGCTAATGAGGAATTGATAAAGACACTAGGAAAGGAAGTGGAGATGAAGACGTTCAAAACAAACGCCCCTATGGAACTGCACAGTAATGGTTCAAGGGAATTTGTCAAATTTATTTGTGTTGGAGACTATACGGGTGGATTTCGAGCCAAATGCATGTTCATTAATGACTATCTCCAAAATAAACCTCTGTCGAAGGGTTGCATATATCCACCCACAATTGGTGCAGATTTCGccttgaaaataattgaaaagtgGCAGAGAAGTAAAGAACACGATCCAATCGACATCAAGCTACAATTATGGGACATAGGAGAGTGTGAACGGTTTTCGCAGATGACAAGGGTTTACTTTGCGCATAGCGACGGGGCCTTAGTATTCTGGGGTCCGGACCATCCATCTTCACTGGGAGGAGTTCCAAAATGGCTAAAGAATATTAAGCAGGTCTGCCCGTCGATTCCTTGTGTTCTGATCACCGATAACACAGGGAAGGAGCCGCGACAGTGGATTGGACCCGGCAAGATATTTGAGAGTGAGTTAGCACTTGATCAGTTCTGCAAAGAACACGGGTTTGTGAGTCATTTTGAGATCACGTCACGCGATTGGGAATCCGGTGAGAAAAGTGTCTTCGGACAAGCTGTGAACTGCCTTC